One part of the Vogesella sp. LIG4 genome encodes these proteins:
- the tsaE gene encoding tRNA (adenosine(37)-N6)-threonylcarbamoyltransferase complex ATPase subunit type 1 TsaE — protein sequence MATDHTSVEGYLADEAATLQLGRHVADCLQPGLQLQLAGDLGAGKTTFTRGLLRALGHGGRVKSPTYTLVESYPLPAMTVHHFDLYRFSDPQEWYDAGFADYLATDTLCIVEWPQKADGVLPVPDLTLELQVAGEGRNFRLVAHSETGTACLTRFQTLTAAG from the coding sequence ATGGCGACGGATCATACCAGTGTCGAGGGTTATCTCGCCGACGAGGCCGCTACCTTGCAATTGGGCCGCCACGTCGCCGACTGCCTGCAGCCCGGCCTGCAGTTGCAGCTGGCAGGCGACCTGGGCGCCGGCAAGACCACCTTCACCCGCGGCCTGCTGCGCGCGCTCGGCCATGGCGGCCGGGTGAAAAGCCCGACTTACACGCTGGTGGAAAGTTACCCCCTACCCGCCATGACCGTGCATCATTTTGATTTATACCGTTTCAGCGATCCGCAGGAGTGGTACGACGCCGGCTTTGCCGACTATCTGGCCACCGACACCCTGTGCATCGTCGAATGGCCGCAAAAGGCAGACGGAGTACTGCCCGTGCCCGACCTGACCCTGGAACTCCAGGTAGCCGGGGAAGGTCGCAACTTCCGTCTTGTCGCCCACAGTGAAACAGGAACAGCATGTCTCACCCGCTTCCAGACCTTGACCGCCGCCGGTTGA
- the queG gene encoding tRNA epoxyqueuosine(34) reductase QueG has product MASQIKLWASELGFADARITRAELPAEAETALAAWLAEGCHGEMDYMARHGMLRLRPAELVPGTLRVISLRMHYWPAGACDADTVLADGNSAYVSRYALGRDYHKVIRNRLQKLAERISAADPAHQFRVFTDSAPLAEVALAAQAGQGWRGKHTLLLNKQQGSLFFLGEILTNLPLPEDDSEPGHCGRCTRCIDICPTGAIVAPYKVDARRCISYLTIELQGVIPEPLRPLIGNRVYGCDDCQLACPWNRFAVPTAEADFAVRHGLDNVSLLELFGWDEATFLARMAGSPIYRIGYAKWLSNLAIGLGNAPYDAAIVVALQQREGSENDWVRESVAWALQRQLQAAAEEGK; this is encoded by the coding sequence TTGGCTAGCCAAATCAAGCTGTGGGCCAGCGAGCTTGGCTTTGCCGACGCCCGCATCACCCGTGCCGAGCTGCCGGCGGAAGCGGAAACCGCCCTGGCTGCCTGGCTGGCCGAGGGCTGCCATGGCGAAATGGACTACATGGCTCGCCATGGCATGCTGCGGCTGCGCCCGGCGGAACTGGTGCCCGGTACGCTGCGGGTAATCAGCCTGCGCATGCACTACTGGCCGGCCGGGGCATGCGATGCCGATACGGTGCTGGCGGATGGCAACAGCGCCTATGTTTCACGATATGCACTGGGCCGCGACTACCACAAGGTGATCCGCAACCGGCTGCAGAAGCTGGCCGAGCGCATCAGCGCTGCCGATCCGGCGCACCAGTTCCGCGTGTTCACCGACAGCGCGCCACTGGCCGAGGTGGCGTTGGCCGCACAGGCCGGGCAGGGCTGGCGCGGCAAGCACACGCTGCTGCTCAACAAACAGCAGGGCTCGCTGTTCTTTCTGGGCGAGATACTGACCAATCTGCCCTTGCCGGAAGATGACAGCGAGCCCGGCCATTGCGGCCGCTGCACCCGCTGCATCGATATCTGCCCTACCGGCGCCATCGTGGCACCGTACAAGGTGGATGCGCGGCGCTGTATCTCCTATCTCACCATCGAGTTGCAGGGCGTGATTCCCGAGCCACTGCGCCCGCTGATCGGCAACCGTGTCTATGGTTGCGACGATTGCCAGCTGGCCTGCCCGTGGAACCGTTTTGCGGTGCCTACTGCCGAGGCCGATTTCGCCGTGCGCCATGGCCTGGACAATGTCAGCCTGCTGGAGCTGTTCGGCTGGGATGAGGCAACCTTCCTGGCGCGCATGGCCGGTAGCCCGATTTATCGCATCGGCTACGCCAAGTGGTTATCCAACCTGGCGATCGGGCTGGGCAATGCCCCTTACGACGCGGCGATTGTTGTTGCGTTGCAACAGAGGGAGGGCTCGGAAAATGACTGGGTGCGCGAATCGGTGGCCTGGGCACTGCAACGGCAGCTGCAGGCGGCAGCGGAAGAAGGGAAGTAA
- a CDS encoding GNAT family N-acetyltransferase, translated as MSGLRIVRLCDEHGRIVEPALLAAALPVHRQLRPMLPESGADYVAKMGRICSYGARLIAALDDGDKVVALGLYRVYENTYEDMRLYVDDLVTDEAVRSQGVGSQMLDWCEAEARALGCGYLVLDSGTWRTAAHKLYLRHGFVISSFHFTKALA; from the coding sequence ATGAGCGGGCTGCGCATCGTCCGCCTGTGCGACGAGCACGGGCGCATCGTGGAGCCGGCCTTGCTGGCCGCCGCGCTGCCGGTACACCGCCAGCTGCGGCCGATGCTGCCGGAAAGCGGCGCCGACTATGTCGCCAAGATGGGCCGCATCTGCAGCTACGGCGCCCGCCTGATCGCCGCGCTGGACGACGGTGACAAGGTGGTGGCGCTGGGCCTGTACCGCGTCTACGAAAACACCTACGAAGACATGCGGCTGTACGTGGACGACCTGGTAACCGACGAGGCCGTGCGCTCGCAAGGCGTGGGCAGCCAGATGCTGGACTGGTGCGAGGCGGAAGCCCGCGCACTGGGCTGCGGCTACCTGGTGCTGGATTCCGGCACCTGGCGCACCGCGGCGCACAAGCTGTACCTGCGCCATGGCTTCGTGATCTCCTCGTTCCACTTCACCAAGGCACTCGCCTGA
- a CDS encoding MaoC family dehydratase, whose protein sequence is MTVYFEDIQIGDSAEYAKTITEADILMFAAVSGDDNPVHINQEYAEASMFGTRIAHGMLTASLISTVVGTRLPGEGTIYLSQSTRFKAPVKIGETVTARATVIELDAAKKRVKLATQCLVKGKVILDGESLVIAPSRAGK, encoded by the coding sequence ATGACGGTTTATTTCGAAGACATCCAGATCGGCGACAGCGCCGAGTACGCCAAGACCATTACCGAGGCCGACATCCTGATGTTCGCCGCCGTATCCGGCGACGACAACCCGGTACACATCAATCAGGAATATGCCGAGGCCTCGATGTTCGGCACCCGCATCGCCCATGGCATGCTCACCGCCAGCCTGATCTCCACCGTGGTGGGCACCCGCCTGCCGGGCGAAGGCACCATCTACCTGTCGCAATCCACCCGCTTCAAGGCGCCGGTGAAGATCGGCGAAACCGTTACCGCCCGCGCCACCGTCATCGAGCTGGATGCCGCCAAGAAGCGCGTCAAGCTTGCCACCCAATGCCTGGTGAAGGGCAAGGTGATTCTGGACGGCGAATCGCTGGTCATCGCACCGTCGCGCGCCGGCAAATGA
- a CDS encoding electron transfer flavoprotein subunit beta/FixA family protein translates to MKALVAVKRVVDYNVKVRVKADGTDVDVANVKFSMNPFDEIAVEEAVRLKEAGKVTEIVVVSMGVKQCEETLRTALAMGADRAILVETDAELQPLAVAKLLKAVADKEQPQLLIVGKQAIDDDANQTGQMTAALLGWAQGTFASKVDVAAETVDVTREVDGGLETVKLRLPAVVTTDLRLNEPRYVKLPNIMAAKKKPLDKTTPAELGVDAAPRLKTLKVAEPAKRSAGIKVANAAELVAKLKNEAKVL, encoded by the coding sequence ATGAAAGCTCTAGTCGCTGTGAAGCGCGTTGTTGATTACAACGTGAAAGTGCGGGTCAAGGCCGACGGCACCGATGTGGACGTCGCCAACGTCAAGTTCTCGATGAACCCGTTCGACGAAATCGCGGTGGAAGAAGCCGTGCGCCTGAAGGAAGCCGGCAAGGTCACCGAGATCGTGGTGGTATCGATGGGGGTGAAGCAGTGCGAGGAAACCCTGCGCACCGCACTGGCCATGGGCGCCGACCGTGCCATCCTGGTGGAAACCGATGCCGAACTGCAGCCGCTGGCCGTGGCCAAGCTGCTGAAGGCCGTAGCCGATAAAGAGCAGCCGCAGCTGCTGATCGTCGGCAAACAGGCCATCGATGACGATGCCAACCAGACCGGCCAGATGACTGCCGCGCTGCTGGGCTGGGCGCAGGGCACTTTCGCCTCCAAGGTGGACGTGGCTGCCGAAACCGTGGACGTGACCCGCGAAGTGGACGGCGGTCTGGAAACCGTCAAGCTGCGCCTGCCGGCGGTGGTGACCACCGACCTGCGCCTGAACGAGCCGCGCTACGTCAAGCTGCCGAACATCATGGCCGCCAAGAAGAAGCCGCTGGACAAAACCACCCCGGCCGAGCTGGGCGTGGACGCTGCCCCGCGTCTGAAAACCCTGAAAGTGGCCGAACCGGCCAAGCGCTCCGCCGGCATCAAGGTGGCCAACGCTGCCGAGCTGGTGGCCAAACTCAAGAACGAAGCAAAGGTGCTGTAA
- a CDS encoding electron transfer flavoprotein subunit alpha/FixB family protein: MAILVIAEHDNQSLKAGTLNTVTAAAKLGEVHVLVAGHNAAAAADAAKSVAGVAKVLLADSAAYAHGLAENVAPLVVDLAKGYSHVLAPATSYGKNLLPRVAALLDVAQISDIIAIESADTFVRPVYAGNVLATVQSSDSIKVITVRTTAFEAAAAGGAANVESVAAAADAALSSFVGQELTKSDRPELGAAKIIVSGGRALGSEQQFKAVIEPLADKLGAAVGASRAAVDAGYAPNDYQVGQTGKVVAPQLYVAVGISGAIQHLAGMKDSKVIVAINKDEEAPIFQVADYGIVGDLFTVVPELIAELSK, translated from the coding sequence ATGGCTATTCTCGTTATCGCTGAACACGACAACCAGAGCCTGAAAGCAGGCACCCTCAACACTGTTACCGCCGCCGCCAAACTGGGCGAAGTGCACGTACTGGTAGCCGGCCACAACGCCGCCGCCGCTGCCGATGCCGCCAAGTCCGTGGCCGGCGTGGCCAAGGTACTGCTGGCCGACAGCGCTGCCTACGCGCACGGCCTGGCCGAGAACGTGGCACCGCTGGTGGTGGATCTGGCCAAGGGCTACAGCCACGTGCTGGCTCCGGCTACTTCCTACGGCAAGAACCTGCTGCCGCGCGTGGCCGCGCTGCTGGACGTGGCGCAGATTTCCGACATCATCGCCATCGAATCCGCCGACACTTTCGTGCGTCCGGTTTACGCCGGCAACGTACTGGCCACCGTGCAGTCTTCCGACAGCATCAAGGTAATCACCGTGCGCACCACTGCTTTCGAAGCAGCTGCTGCCGGTGGTGCGGCCAACGTTGAAAGCGTTGCCGCCGCTGCCGATGCCGCGCTGTCGAGCTTTGTTGGCCAGGAGCTGACCAAGTCCGACCGCCCGGAGCTGGGCGCCGCCAAGATCATCGTTTCCGGTGGTCGCGCGCTGGGTTCCGAACAGCAGTTCAAGGCAGTGATCGAGCCGCTGGCCGACAAGCTGGGCGCAGCCGTGGGTGCTTCCCGCGCCGCGGTGGACGCCGGCTACGCGCCGAACGACTACCAGGTTGGCCAGACCGGCAAGGTAGTGGCGCCGCAGCTGTACGTGGCGGTGGGCATCTCCGGTGCCATCCAGCACCTGGCCGGCATGAAGGATTCCAAGGTGATCGTGGCGATCAACAAGGATGAAGAAGCGCCGATCTTCCAGGTGGCCGACTACGGCATCGTTGGTGACCTGTTCACCGTGGTGCCGGAGCTGATCGCCGAGCTGTCCAAGTAA
- a CDS encoding acyl-CoA dehydrogenase — translation MIYKAPSKDIRFALNELAELPAICTLPGYEDCSVELTDAILEEGAKFAENVLAPINRNGDKGAKWAPDYTVTAAEGFKDAWQQYVEAGWVGLRAPADFGGQGLPALVAIAAEEMWCSANLAFSLAPLLTLGAVEAINHHASDELKAVYLPRMSSGEWTGTMNLTEPQAGSDLAQVRSKAVPVGDGSYKISGQKIFITWGEHDMADNIVHLVLARLPDAPAGVKGISLFIVPKFLVNADGSLGARNDVRCVSLEHKLGIHGSPTAVMSFGDDGGAIGYLVGEANKGLAYMFTMMNHARLGVGVEGMAVSERAYQKAVEYARDRVQSRAVGSPDPAGVPIIRHPDVRRMLMTMKAQIEAQRALAFYAAAALDRAARHPVASEAARNQALVNFLIPIVKGWNTEQANEITSLAVQVHGGMGFIEETGVAQYYRDARITAIYEGTTGIQALDLIGRKTAVEEGATARWLLEEVRVTAGKLAAAGYASMAANLEAAAKEAERCVAFILATFGEQPALAAAGSVPFLKLMGIVLGGWMMGRAALIARAQQGDDGVDAEFLSAKIVTARFYAEHLLPQASGLAAAIVDGAGSVLELDESLF, via the coding sequence ATGATTTACAAGGCACCTAGCAAAGACATCCGCTTCGCCCTCAACGAGCTGGCGGAGCTGCCGGCCATCTGCACCCTGCCGGGCTACGAAGACTGCAGCGTCGAACTGACCGACGCCATCCTGGAAGAAGGCGCCAAGTTCGCCGAGAACGTGCTGGCCCCGATCAACCGTAACGGCGACAAGGGCGCCAAGTGGGCGCCGGACTACACCGTCACCGCCGCCGAGGGCTTCAAGGATGCCTGGCAGCAGTACGTTGAAGCTGGCTGGGTAGGGCTGCGCGCCCCGGCAGACTTTGGCGGCCAGGGCCTGCCGGCACTGGTGGCGATTGCCGCCGAGGAAATGTGGTGTTCGGCCAACCTGGCGTTCTCGCTGGCGCCGCTGCTGACCCTGGGGGCGGTGGAAGCCATCAACCACCACGCCTCCGACGAATTGAAAGCCGTCTACCTGCCGCGCATGTCCAGCGGCGAGTGGACCGGCACCATGAACCTCACCGAGCCGCAGGCCGGCTCCGACCTGGCACAGGTGCGCAGCAAGGCCGTACCGGTGGGGGACGGCAGCTACAAGATCAGCGGCCAGAAGATTTTCATCACCTGGGGCGAGCACGACATGGCGGACAACATCGTCCACCTGGTGCTGGCCCGTCTGCCGGATGCACCGGCCGGGGTGAAGGGCATTTCGCTGTTCATCGTGCCCAAATTCCTGGTGAATGCCGACGGCAGCCTGGGCGCGCGCAACGACGTGCGCTGCGTGTCGCTGGAACACAAGCTGGGTATTCACGGCAGCCCCACTGCAGTGATGAGCTTCGGTGACGATGGCGGCGCCATCGGCTACCTGGTGGGCGAAGCCAACAAGGGCCTGGCTTATATGTTCACCATGATGAACCACGCCCGCCTGGGTGTGGGTGTGGAAGGCATGGCGGTATCCGAGCGTGCCTACCAGAAGGCGGTGGAGTACGCCCGCGACCGCGTGCAGAGCCGTGCCGTCGGCAGTCCGGACCCGGCTGGCGTGCCCATCATTCGTCACCCGGATGTACGCCGCATGCTGATGACCATGAAGGCGCAGATCGAAGCGCAGCGCGCGCTGGCTTTCTATGCCGCCGCCGCGCTCGACCGCGCCGCCCGCCACCCGGTGGCCAGCGAAGCGGCGCGCAACCAGGCGCTGGTCAACTTCCTGATCCCGATCGTGAAGGGCTGGAACACCGAACAGGCCAACGAGATCACCAGCCTGGCGGTGCAGGTGCATGGCGGCATGGGTTTCATCGAGGAAACCGGTGTTGCCCAGTACTACCGCGATGCGCGCATCACCGCCATCTACGAAGGCACTACCGGCATCCAGGCGCTGGACCTGATCGGCCGCAAGACTGCGGTGGAAGAGGGGGCCACTGCGCGCTGGCTGCTGGAAGAAGTGCGCGTGACAGCGGGCAAGTTGGCCGCAGCCGGCTACGCCAGCATGGCGGCCAACCTTGAGGCGGCGGCGAAAGAGGCCGAACGCTGCGTGGCCTTCATTCTGGCCACTTTCGGCGAGCAGCCTGCCCTGGCCGCCGCCGGCTCGGTGCCCTTCCTCAAGCTGATGGGCATCGTGCTGGGCGGCTGGATGATGGGCCGTGCGGCACTGATCGCCCGCGCACAGCAGGGCGATGACGGTGTCGATGCCGAGTTCCTGTCCGCCAAGATCGTCACCGCGCGCTTCTACGCCGAGCACCTGCTGCCGCAGGCGAGCGGCCTGGCCGCGGCTATCGTGGATGGCGCCGGCAGTGTGCTGGAGCTGGACGAAAGCCTGTTCTGA
- the carA gene encoding glutamine-hydrolyzing carbamoyl-phosphate synthase small subunit: MTTVPAILALADGTLFKGVAIGANGHTVGEVVFNTAITGYQEILTDPSYTRQIVTLTYPHIGNVGANSEDTESRAVFASGLIIRDLPLLHSNFRAEDSLSDYLKKNNVVAIADIDTRKLTRLLRETGAQAGCIMAGDIDEAKAIELARGFGSMAGQDLAQVVSCDQPYEWNTREWRLGQGYTAQTDTPFHVVAYDYGVKHNILRMLAERGCKLTVVPAKTPAKDVLALNPNGVFLSNGPGDPEPCDYAITAIRELLDSKLPVFGICLGHQLLGLASGAKTSKMKFGHHGANHPVQDLDSGRVMITSQNHGFQVDETSLPANVRVTHRSLFDGTVQGIALTDRPAFSFQGHPEASPGPEDVAYLFDRFISAMADRKTA; the protein is encoded by the coding sequence GTGACAACCGTACCCGCGATTCTTGCCTTGGCTGACGGCACGCTGTTTAAAGGCGTAGCCATCGGTGCCAATGGCCACACCGTCGGAGAGGTGGTTTTCAATACCGCCATTACCGGTTATCAGGAGATCCTCACCGACCCGTCCTATACCCGGCAGATCGTCACCCTGACTTATCCGCATATTGGTAACGTCGGCGCGAACTCGGAAGACACCGAGTCCCGCGCCGTTTTCGCATCCGGCCTGATCATCCGTGATCTGCCGCTGCTGCACAGCAACTTCCGTGCGGAAGATTCGCTGTCTGATTACCTCAAGAAGAACAACGTCGTCGCCATCGCCGACATCGATACCCGCAAGCTCACCCGCCTGCTGCGCGAAACCGGCGCCCAGGCCGGCTGCATCATGGCGGGCGATATCGATGAGGCCAAGGCCATCGAGCTGGCCCGCGGTTTCGGCAGCATGGCCGGCCAGGACCTGGCCCAGGTTGTTAGCTGCGATCAGCCGTATGAGTGGAACACCCGCGAATGGCGTCTGGGCCAGGGCTACACCGCCCAGACCGACACCCCGTTCCACGTGGTGGCCTACGACTACGGCGTGAAGCACAACATCCTGCGCATGCTGGCCGAGCGCGGCTGCAAGCTGACCGTAGTGCCGGCCAAGACCCCGGCCAAGGACGTGCTGGCGCTGAATCCGAACGGCGTGTTCCTCTCCAACGGTCCGGGCGACCCGGAACCGTGCGACTACGCCATCACCGCCATCCGCGAACTGCTGGACAGCAAGCTGCCGGTATTCGGCATTTGCCTGGGCCACCAGCTGCTGGGCCTGGCTTCCGGTGCCAAGACTTCCAAGATGAAGTTCGGCCACCACGGCGCCAACCACCCGGTGCAGGATCTGGATTCCGGCCGCGTGATGATCACCAGCCAGAACCACGGCTTCCAGGTGGATGAAACCAGCCTGCCGGCCAATGTGCGCGTGACACACCGTTCGCTGTTCGACGGCACCGTGCAGGGCATCGCGCTGACCGACCGCCCGGCATTCTCCTTCCAGGGTCACCCGGAAGCGAGCCCGGGCCCGGAAGACGTGGCCTACCTGTTCGACCGCTTCATCTCTGCCATGGCAGATCGCAAGACTGCCTGA
- the leuE gene encoding leucine efflux protein LeuE gives MFGITDLTTYILGTIFIVLLPGPNSMYVLSVAAQRGHRAGFVGAAGVFVGDFILMTLAATGAAGLLKTNPALFAVVKYLGGGYLAWIGINMLRAAVRALRNAGQPAQASDAKTVNAANPFTRALVISLMNPKAILFFVSFFVQFVDPAYAYPGVTFAILGAILQCFSALYLTTIIIAGFRLAEAFRRRRKLAASLSGTVGAMFVGFGAKLAAASL, from the coding sequence ATGTTTGGCATAACCGACCTGACCACCTACATCCTCGGCACCATCTTCATTGTGCTGCTGCCGGGCCCCAACTCGATGTATGTGCTGTCCGTGGCCGCCCAGCGCGGGCACCGGGCCGGTTTTGTCGGAGCCGCCGGCGTGTTCGTCGGCGACTTCATCCTGATGACGCTTGCCGCTACTGGCGCGGCTGGCTTGCTGAAGACCAACCCGGCGCTGTTTGCCGTGGTGAAGTACCTCGGCGGTGGTTACCTGGCCTGGATCGGCATCAACATGCTGCGCGCTGCCGTGCGCGCCCTGCGTAATGCAGGGCAGCCGGCACAGGCGAGCGATGCGAAGACGGTGAATGCGGCCAACCCTTTCACCCGCGCCCTGGTCATCAGCCTGATGAACCCCAAGGCCATCCTGTTCTTCGTGTCCTTCTTCGTGCAGTTTGTCGATCCGGCCTATGCCTACCCGGGCGTGACCTTCGCCATCCTCGGCGCCATCCTGCAGTGCTTCAGCGCGCTGTATCTGACCACCATCATCATCGCCGGCTTCCGTCTGGCCGAAGCCTTCCGTCGCCGCCGCAAGCTGGCGGCGTCGCTGTCCGGCACGGTGGGGGCGATGTTTGTCGGATTTGGCGCCAAGTTGGCCGCAGCAAGCCTGTGA